TGATCTTTGGCGTGGCGGCGGCGTGGGCGATTGCCAAGTTTGATTTCAAAGGCAAAAGCTTTTTAACGACCTTGATTGATCTGCCGTTTTCCGTCTCCCCTGTCGTGGCGGGGCTGATTTATGTGCTGATGTTTGGCGCGCAGGGCTGGTGGGGGCCGTGGCTGATTGAGCACAACTACACCATTATTTTTGCCGTGCCTGGCATTGTGCTGGCCACCATTTTTGTCACCTTCCCCTTTGTGGCCCGTGAGCTGATTCCGCTGATGGAAGCCCAAGGCTCGGACGAAGAACAAGCCGCAATTGTACTGGGTGCATCTAGCTGGCAGATGTTTTGGCGCGTCACCCTCCCCAAGATCAAGTGGGCATTGCTCTATGGCGTGATTTTAGCCAACGCCCGCGCCATGGGTGAGTTTGGCGCGGTATCGGTGGTTTCCGGCCATATTCGTGGCATGACCAATACCGTGCCGCTGCATGTTGAGATTCTTTACAACGAATACAACTTCGTCGGCGCATTCGCCTGCGCCTCTATCTTGGCGCTGTTAGCCCTCTTAACCCTCGCGGCAAAAAGCTATGTGGAATGGAGAGGTGAGCAACAAGCGGCAGCAGATCGACGACATGCGGTTGAGGAGTAGATCGGGAATCGGGAATCGCTTCGCCCCCTTCCTGCGCCGCCAACTTAAAGCCCTTAGCTTTTCTCTGTGGAACTCCATGTTCCACGTGCCCTCTGTGGTTCAAGATTTGGGTTTTGCTACGCACCATCAAAAGGCATTCAATATGAGTATCGAAGTTAAAAACATCGCCAAGCGTTTCGGTGCTTTTACCGCGCTGGATAATCTGAATTTAGAAGTGAAATCGGGCGAGCTGTTGGCGCTGCTTGGGCCTTCGGGCTGCGGCAAAACCACGCTGCTGCGGGTGATTGCTGGCCTTGAAACGCCCGATCAAGGGCAGATTTTATTTCATGGTGAATATGCCACCGATACCCATGTCAGAGAGCGGCAGGTCGGTTTTGTTTTCCAGCACTACGCGCTGTTTCGCCACATGACGGTATTTGAAAACGTCGCGTTTGGCCTGCGCGTTCGCCCTAAGAAAACCCGCCCATCAGAAGCGGCGATCAAAGAAAAAGTCCATGCCCTACTCAATATGGTGCAACTGGATTGGCTGGCCGATCGCTTCCCTGCGCAATTATCCGGCGGACAAAGGCAGCGGATTGCCTTGGCCCGCGCACTGGCTGTAGAGCCTAAAGTCTTGCTGTTAGACGAGCCTTTTGGAGCGCTGGATACCAAGGTGCGCAAAGAGCTGCGCCGCTGGTTGCGCCGCCTGCACGATGAAATGCATATCACCAGCGTATTTGTGACCCACGATCAGGAAGAAGCACTGGAAGTGGCCGATCGCGTAGTAGTGATGAATAAAGGCCAGATCGAGCAAATTGGCACGCCAGAGCAGGTCTACGACACGCCCGCCACTCCGTTTGTGTACCAGTTTTTGGGCGATGTAAATCTTTTCCACAGCCGCGTTCACGAAGGTTGGGCAGAAGTAGGCGGTGCACGTTTTGCAGCGCCTGATGTTGCACAGGCTACCGCCACGGTTTATGTTCGCCCACATGAAATTGATCTATCCCGCCTTGCAAATCAAAGCGCCATTGCAGGAAAAATTATCCATGTGCGCTTGCTAGGGGCAACGGTAAGACTAGAAGTCGCCATTGCCAATACAGAAATCGTAGAAGTAGAAATCACCCGCGAGCGACAACAAGAGGGACAATGGCAATCGGGAGAAAGTGTTTTTCTTACGCCAAGAGAAGCAAAAGTCTATCCAGCTGCGGCTTGAAGCAGCAAAAAGCCCATTGGTAGCCTGACAAAGCAATGACCCCTTGCCCATAGCTAAGGCCAGAGCTAGGGTAAAGAGTCATTTTGCTGCGCTACTATCATGCTAATTGAACCCGTTTGGAATACAGATCGTGAATGGATTGCCCTAAGGCTGCATGCAGAGCCGCACCAACTGGTAACCCTCGCCCCACTTTTTGCTGAATCTATACTGGCAAAGCTGCCTTGCCTATGGGAAAGCTGCGATGGGTTGTTTCCTGCTGAGTTAGCTGAGCCACATCCTTTTGTAATTTTGCTCAATAATAATGAGCTTGCTCTGCCAGCTCCGCAAACGGCACGTCGGTTACTCAGTGCTCCCAGTGAAGACCTTGGCCTCATCGCTGGCGTGCAAACCCTCCCAAGCCAGCTCCCCCCTAAAGTGTGGCTAACCGGCACTTGGCTTCTGGCCCCACAAAAACCCGACAGCCGCCCCAACCCTAGCAAACCGGTTTTATTAGAGCTACTTGGCTTAATCGTTAGTGATGCCGACACCCCCGCCATCGAAGCCGTGATCGCCAAAGCACCACAACTAGTGTTCAGCTTATTAAGATTGGTTAATTCAGTGGCCGTAGGCGGCAGCACCCATGCAGAAAGCCTGCGCCAAGCCATCGCTATCTTAGGAAGACGGCAATTACAACGCTGGCTACAGCTTTTGCTTTATGCCGAGCAATTTGGTGCTGATAGTGGCACGCCACCACTGCTACTCTTAGCCGCACTACGCGCCAAGCGGCTAGAAAACTGGGCAAATAGCAGCGCACTACCCAGTATCAAGCCAGATGTGGCCTTTATGGCTGGCATGCTCTCCTTGCTAGATCGCCTATTTGGCCAAACCTTAAGCGAAATTCTTGATCCACTCCCGCTCAGCCCCGAGCTGCGTACTGGTTTGCTGGCAGGCGAAGGGCCGCTTGGAAATGCCATCAATGCACTTGCCGCAATGGAAGCCGGTGATGAAGCCGTG
This genomic interval from Iodobacter fluviatilis contains the following:
- the cysW gene encoding sulfate ABC transporter permease subunit CysW; this encodes MASTIQRSIVTTESPAVRYLLTGLALLFISVFLVIPLASVFVEAFRQGWRLYLAALVEPDAVQAIKLTLIVAAISLPANLIFGVAAAWAIAKFDFKGKSFLTTLIDLPFSVSPVVAGLIYVLMFGAQGWWGPWLIEHNYTIIFAVPGIVLATIFVTFPFVARELIPLMEAQGSDEEQAAIVLGASSWQMFWRVTLPKIKWALLYGVILANARAMGEFGAVSVVSGHIRGMTNTVPLHVEILYNEYNFVGAFACASILALLALLTLAAKSYVEWRGEQQAAADRRHAVEE
- a CDS encoding HDOD domain-containing protein — protein: MLIEPVWNTDREWIALRLHAEPHQLVTLAPLFAESILAKLPCLWESCDGLFPAELAEPHPFVILLNNNELALPAPQTARRLLSAPSEDLGLIAGVQTLPSQLPPKVWLTGTWLLAPQKPDSRPNPSKPVLLELLGLIVSDADTPAIEAVIAKAPQLVFSLLRLVNSVAVGGSTHAESLRQAIAILGRRQLQRWLQLLLYAEQFGADSGTPPLLLLAALRAKRLENWANSSALPSIKPDVAFMAGMLSLLDRLFGQTLSEILDPLPLSPELRTGLLAGEGPLGNAINALAAMEAGDEAVLSNLLSDTQSSAWMQSEISACQWVRKLLASAT
- a CDS encoding sulfate/molybdate ABC transporter ATP-binding protein; the protein is MSIEVKNIAKRFGAFTALDNLNLEVKSGELLALLGPSGCGKTTLLRVIAGLETPDQGQILFHGEYATDTHVRERQVGFVFQHYALFRHMTVFENVAFGLRVRPKKTRPSEAAIKEKVHALLNMVQLDWLADRFPAQLSGGQRQRIALARALAVEPKVLLLDEPFGALDTKVRKELRRWLRRLHDEMHITSVFVTHDQEEALEVADRVVVMNKGQIEQIGTPEQVYDTPATPFVYQFLGDVNLFHSRVHEGWAEVGGARFAAPDVAQATATVYVRPHEIDLSRLANQSAIAGKIIHVRLLGATVRLEVAIANTEIVEVEITRERQQEGQWQSGESVFLTPREAKVYPAAA